The segment ggacaaagttgtgctacaacactcatgagtgctcataagttctgaatattggattcaacccgtgctcatttgaatcacttcatggattttatcacgagtgatcatgagatgataatatcttatattcttcaaacctagagatatgacttgttactatgagttgatagtacattgattgcacgaaaacacattggtaactcgatgttataaaacgtgcctttgtgtatgattcaacaagtagcagaacaagccatatgagtcgaagtttatccattccttttaccttcgggataaaagcgatatctatgggcccctcgatgatttaatgatgacacatgtgagtgcttggccaagccaggactgatttgatctgttcaaccagtcagtcgtcatgaatcggaaatcgagaaacaacatatggacagagagaatggtttataatccatgtctcagtccatatgatatctagaatggaggaatgtatgatcacttatctaatggacaagtcattgacaaaggttagagatcattggcaaggtcagagttcgacggaagcttttgagagctacgattgccagtcagttctttaagtcatacttgcaataatacttttagacttatccaagtgggagactgttggattaatgtctaagtccataactataattggtaagtcttgacccgacccgacatggtccatttgggttgcatggcatcatgcacttggatagactataatgagagaaatcacacttaaggttgattaatatattataagttctaatatattaataagattatttaattagtattgatcaagaattaatctagaattaattaagtgatcaaaagaagactaattaaatatatgagttgattgtgtaaatcatccatacttgtatagtgggctaatgctccatggataatcaagttgggctaaaacccataggatggtccatggatgctccatggtgtatttgaacccatggatccaaggaaatggaagaccatgacaattagggtttaccctaattgtaacaactatataagatcatattctttgggaaaaattggccactatgaataataagaaagggctagccgattttaggagtgttcaagtttctctcaagttattccaagtgtatttggtgttatgtgaaccatttgaggtgtcacacttgaggcactagacactcaagcttcatgaagacattctacatcaaagaggtatgtattctatcttgttatattcattattttgtatgctagattaggataataccttggatattcataattgcatgtataatagagaaaacatagatccaaggtatttagggttgcatgtacacttaggagtgttagaatgctcaaaatccaacaattTTGATGTCGGCTGAAAAtttatgatttatgttgtatatttctGATGTATTTTTTTGGTATGTATAACAGTGTTCAATCATGACATCTAAAAATTCGACTTCACCATCGGTGGGATCAACCGCTACCGGTGCTCATAAACGGAACTCAGATGATATTGGTTGGGAATATGGTTTTTACCCGGATAAAAACAAGATGGATACAGTGAAATGTAACTTGTGTGGAAAAGTGtttaccggggggggggggggggggttactaGATTGAAACAACATATTGGTCATGTGACGGGAAATGTTAGTCGATGTCCAAACTCTACAAAAGACGATCAATTGAAAATGCAAAATTTTATCAATGAAGGGAAAATAAAAACGAAAGCTAAACATGCACATGATGAGGCCTTAAGAGCGGAGGCATCACAATTGTTAAATGATAGTGTTGAAATGGATGAAGTAGAAGATTCTTTGGGGTTGAAAGCACCAAATATTATAGGACCCATGGATGGCTATGCAAACAAAATAAACCCTGAAATTATGAAGGGGAAGGGAAAAAAAGTTGATCTTAACGATGTTGTTCGGAAAGAAAGAATTTTAGCATGTCATAAATTCATTAGTAGGTGGGCATATAAAACTGTAATTCCTTTTCATGCATTGGAAGATGATAGATTCAAAATGATGTTGGAGGTTGTTGGACAATTTGGAACAGGGCTCCCACCTCCTACCAGGTATTCTTTGAGTGACCCACTCCTAAAGCATGAGGTTGAAAGAACAAAAAGCTTGTTGAAAAAGACGAAGAAGAATGGAAAGAGATTGGATGCTCGATCATGATGGATGCTTGATCCGATAGAAAGAGAAGGAGCATTATGAATTTATGTGTAAATTCAAAAATAGGTACCGTTTTTTATCATCAAAAGAATGTTCCAATGAAGCACATACAAGCCAATACATATATGATTATGTGGAATCTTGTATTCAACAAGTTGGTCCCGATCATGTTGTTCAAGTTGTGACTGATAATGCCACAAATAACATGGGAGCTGCAAAGTTACTACAAGAGAAAAGACCAACTATTTTTTGGACATCATGTGCGAAACACACAATTAACCTTATGCTCGAAGgtatttatattttgtttattaCATTATTTACCAATTtagtttttatcatattttattttatactaTAATGCATTAATTGTTTATGTAATCTTTTTTTTCAAGGTATCAGTGAACTACCAAGATTTAAGAAAGTTTTAGATCAAGCAAATAAATTAATCATCTTTATTTATGCTCACCACAAAACCTTGGAAGTGATGAGAAACCACACCAAGAAAAGGGAAATTATCCGACCGGGAGTAACGAGATTTGCTTCCGCCTTTCTAACATTACAAAGTTTATCCGAAAAGGAGCAACTAAAAATATGTTCTCTAGTAACGAGTGCAAGGAATGCAAATTTTCCGGTACCTCTAAAGGAAGAGCCTCATATGGAACGGTGACAAGTCTCCAATTTTCAGCCGGTGTGACACAATCTTTAAAAGTGTTTTCCCCTTTGGTGAAAGTCTTTCGAATGGTTGATGCGGATTGGAAGCCCTCAATGTGTTTTGTTTACGGTGAGCTTAAAGTGGCAAAAGAAGAAATTATGAAAGCGTTGGGTGGCAACGAGAAAGCTTACAAGCCTATTATAGATATCATAAACAACAAGATGAAAGTTAGGCTAGATTCAAAATTACATTTGACGGCTTATCTTTTGAATCGTTACTACCATTATAATGATTCCAAAATCCAAAATGATCCCAACGTAATGGATGCGGTTCTTGAATTTTTTGATACATTACTTTTTGGGGATTTTGAGATGCAAAGACAAGTCGTGATGATTGATTTTCCAAAATACAAGGAAAAGGTTGATAGATTTGGAGCAGATCTTGCAATTAAAGGTTGTATGGTGAACAATGCCGACTTTGATCCGGATAATATGCTTTATGTTTATTTTagtaatttataaaataatagAATTTTATATCTATCAacttaataatgttttttttctttaatattaTAGCAAGATGGTGGGGACTTTTTGGTGGCTCAACTCCTCATTTGAAAAAGATTGCAATGAGGATTCTTTCTTTAACTAGTAGCTCATCGGGTTGTGAAAGAAATTGGAGCACGTTTGAAGCGGTTAGTTATAAAGTTGTAATCTTTAAATATCAAGAATGTTTTTAAACTTTtgttatgtatacttttataggTACATACGAAGAAACGAAATAGATTGGAGACAAATAGATTGAACAATCTTGTTTATGTTCAATTCAATGTTAATCTAATGGAAAAAAACAAAAAGAGAAAAGATACGACTTTGGAAGTGCTTTTAGCAAATGATTCTCACTCGGATCAAGAATGGATTATAGATGGAGATGACGGTGATGGAGATGAAGTTGACCCCAAATCAGTTATGGAAGCGATTGATGAAGCTCTCGAGACTAATGATAATCAAGTACCCCATAAAAGTTCAACAACTAGAGAACTTTATGATAAAGATTTCGAATCCGAGAATGAGGAGCAAgtgtttgaagaagatgaatatGAGTCGGATGGAGTTAAAATAGTGGAAGAACGTGAAGATTAGAAGAATGTGGACATTTAAATGTATGCAAATgtgtgtttttattattattaaacttattttCGACTTGTAATATGATGGATTATGACTTAAATGTTTAAATTCTAGTTATGACTTTTTGTATGGTTATTTgcttattttatattaatatttattatggtccccgattaatccccatcgagaccgattaatcccttaaccccagTCGACCGCCAAGCTACCGTCGAGCGATTTCTGCAACCTTGGGTAGGAGTATTATTTGTAGAGATTAGAGTGAGATACCCGAAATTAAATCCTACCGTATCGGAACATGCAAGAAGGGTGACCAATCCTCTACATTGGATTTGGCCGAAATTCGCTTGGCACGCTTTGAGGAACTTTTGGCAAATATAAGAACCCATATGTGGTTAGTTGGGTAAGCTGTAAGTCATACAATAAAGCAAACTTAATTTGGCTATATTAACAGTGCTCCTTTCAAAGTGTAGGAAGACGATCGAGGCGTGAAGTAGGTGAGTGACACAGATGACTAGATGGAGAATGCGAGAAGATTTACAAGCCTTTGCATCATAGGATACATCACGTGAGATTTGCGAACAAAATCCTGCAATGTTAAACCCATCAATATGGTTCacatttgggccaaaagtgttgTCAATGGGGGCTGTGAAATAAGAACAAATTTGGTTCAAGGAGATTTTCCATGATTAATTTTGTAAACGAAAGGGTAAGATGTCATGATCATAGTCGAGGGAGGATAGGAATTAAACAGTGAGCTTTTTATAGCTAAGATGTTGGAATTCGAGTATGTGCCCCTACCCAATGTTTTAGAAAACGGTAAGAACACCATTCCACACATTAAGTTGATGGAGGTAACAACATTCCATGAATCCTTGATTTCCAAATTCTCTCTTAAAGAGATCATCAAATTTATTTCTTTGAAATTCACCCACGAACTCAATGCCCTCATGGTTTAGGTCACGCAGGGTTCTAGTCTTTTTTTTTTAGgtccatttgattttttttatgcaCAAAGGTAATAAGCAACATGTAACTATGTTCTAACCTAAATTTCGACAAAACAAATCACTCAAATATACTAACTTCAACAAGACAATAAAGCAACTTAAAAATCGAAAGGAGTATACCGAGTTTACGCCTGAATGTGCGATTTGTGTGGAGTAAATTCCTTTTTCAATCTCCCCAAGCTTTTCCTACACaacaaattaaaca is part of the Lactuca sativa cultivar Salinas chromosome 7, Lsat_Salinas_v11, whole genome shotgun sequence genome and harbors:
- the LOC111883772 gene encoding uncharacterized protein LOC111883772, which gives rise to MFSSNECKECKFSGTSKGRASYGTVTSLQFSAGVTQSLKVFSPLVKVFRMVDADWKPSMCFVYGELKVAKEEIMKALGGNEKAYKPIIDIINNKMKVRLDSKLHLTAYLLNRYYHYNDSKIQNDPNVMDAVLEFFDTLLFGDFEMQRQVVMIDFPKYKEKVDRFGADLAIKGCMVNNADFDPDNMLYVYFTRWWGLFGGSTPHLKKIAMRILSLTSSSSGCERNWSTFEAVHTKKRNRLETNRLNNLVYVQFNVNLMEKNKKRKDTTLEVLLANDSHSDQEWIIDGDDGDGDEVDPKSVMEAIDEALETNDNQVPHKSSTTRELYDKDFESENEEQVFEEDEYESDGVKIVEERED